From the Helicobacter pylori genome, one window contains:
- the prfA gene encoding peptide chain release factor 1 — protein MSILAEKLSSILKRYDELTALLSSVEVVSDIKKLTELSKEQSSIEEISVASKEYLSVLEGIKENKELLEDKELSELAKEELKILEIQKSELETAIKQLLIPKDPNDDKNIYLELRAGTGGDEAGIFVGDLFKAYCRYADLKKWKVEIVSSSENSVGGYKEIIVLIKGKGVYSRLKFEAGTHRVQRVPETESQGRIHTSAITVAIMPEVDDVEVSINPSDLKIEVFRAGGHGGQCVNTTDSAVRITHLPTNISVSMQDEKSQHKNKDKALKILKARLYEKQIEEQQLANAKDRKEQVGSGDRSERIRTYNYPQNRLSEHRINLTLYSLEEIMLSGNLDEVINPLIAHAQSQFE, from the coding sequence ATGTCCATTCTAGCCGAAAAGCTTTCTTCCATTCTCAAACGATACGATGAACTCACAGCGTTGCTTTCCAGCGTTGAAGTGGTTAGCGACATTAAAAAACTCACCGAATTGAGCAAAGAGCAAAGCTCCATTGAAGAAATTTCTGTAGCGAGCAAAGAGTATTTGAGCGTTTTAGAGGGCATTAAAGAAAATAAAGAGCTTTTAGAAGACAAGGAATTGAGCGAACTGGCTAAGGAAGAGTTAAAAATTTTAGAAATCCAAAAAAGCGAGCTAGAAACTGCCATTAAGCAACTCCTTATTCCTAAAGATCCTAATGACGATAAAAACATTTATTTAGAGTTAAGGGCCGGCACAGGGGGCGATGAAGCGGGCATTTTTGTAGGGGATTTGTTTAAGGCGTATTGCCGTTATGCGGATTTGAAAAAGTGGAAAGTAGAGATAGTAAGCTCTAGCGAAAACAGCGTAGGGGGCTATAAAGAAATCATCGTTTTGATTAAGGGCAAGGGCGTGTATTCAAGGCTCAAATTTGAAGCAGGCACGCATCGAGTCCAAAGAGTCCCTGAGACAGAATCTCAAGGGCGAATCCACACTTCGGCTATCACAGTAGCGATCATGCCTGAAGTGGATGATGTGGAAGTTTCTATCAACCCTAGCGATTTAAAGATTGAAGTGTTTCGCGCTGGCGGGCATGGGGGGCAATGCGTCAATACCACAGACTCCGCCGTTCGCATCACGCACCTTCCTACCAATATTAGCGTGAGCATGCAAGATGAAAAATCCCAGCATAAAAACAAGGATAAAGCCCTAAAAATCTTAAAAGCGCGCCTTTATGAAAAACAAATTGAAGAGCAACAGCTCGCTAACGCCAAAGATCGAAAGGAGCAAGTGGGTAGTGGGGACAGGAGCGAAAGGATCCGCACCTATAATTACCCGCAAAACCGCTTGAGCGAGCATAGAATCAATTTAACTCTGTATAGTTTAGAAGAAATCATGCTTTCAGGGAATTTAGATGAAGTGATTAACCCTTTAATCGCTCACGCTCAAAGCCAGTTTGAATAA
- a CDS encoding outer membrane protein has protein sequence MKKSFKKLGFVSLAASSVLLGSMNATDLETYAALQKPSHVFGNYAEKSNKGSELSSDSPTQQQAQNTAQSDSQEATTLENTASSGTPDSSTPPAKKDETSGSGDKDQHTASGTGGTPSSSGGTGGEHHTASSGTPPAPETPPTPTPSTSGGNTITSQLTKDTTMVNGFSKVSVGSMNTTLSGVTQLSQQTATISALLNGSPNLGSVITNAQGLSSAFSALESAQNTLKGYLDSSSATIGQLTNGSNAVVGALNKAINQVDMALADLSAADTQKTQAVVLVAASNSATTTTDAINFLNALKNNLMAQKDAFMSVHKNIQTAVAQTQATYTPSVINTNNYGQMYGVDAMAGYKWFFGKTKRFGFRSYGYYSYNHANLSFVGSQLGIMEGASQVNNFTYGVGFDALYNFYESKEGYNTAGLFVGFGLGGDSFIVQGESYLKSQMQICNNTAGCSASMNTSYFQMPVEFGFRSNFSKHSGIEVGLKLPLFTNQFYKERGVDGSVDVFYKRNFSIYFNYMINF, from the coding sequence ATGAAAAAGTCATTCAAAAAATTAGGTTTTGTCTCTTTAGCGGCCAGTAGCGTGCTTTTAGGGAGCATGAACGCTACCGATTTAGAAACTTACGCAGCGCTGCAAAAACCATCGCATGTTTTTGGTAATTATGCTGAAAAGAGTAATAAAGGTAGCGAATTGTCAAGCGATTCACCAACGCAACAACAAGCCCAAAACACCGCTCAAAGCGACAGCCAAGAAGCGACAACGCTTGAGAACACCGCTTCAAGCGGCACACCAGACTCATCAACCCCACCAGCTAAAAAAGATGAAACAAGTGGCAGTGGCGATAAGGATCAACACACCGCTAGTGGAACTGGTGGCACACCAAGTTCAAGTGGTGGCACTGGTGGCGAACACCACACCGCTTCGAGCGGCACACCACCAGCTCCAGAAACCCCACCAACCCCAACGCCATCAACTAGTGGTGGGAACACTATAACAAGCCAGCTAACCAAAGATACCACTATGGTTAATGGGTTTAGTAAGGTTAGCGTGGGTTCTATGAACACCACTTTAAGTGGGGTAACGCAACTCTCTCAGCAAACCGCAACGATCAGTGCTCTTTTAAACGGTAGTCCTAATTTAGGCAGTGTGATTACCAACGCTCAAGGGCTAAGCAGCGCGTTTAGTGCATTAGAAAGCGCTCAAAACACTTTAAAGGGTTATTTGGATTCTTCTAGCGCGACGATTGGGCAATTGACAAATGGATCTAATGCGGTCGTGGGTGCGTTAAATAAAGCTATCAATCAAGTGGATATGGCTCTAGCCGATCTTAGTGCAGCTGATACGCAAAAAACACAAGCCGTTGTGCTTGTGGCTGCTAGTAATAGTGCAACGACAACGACAGATGCCATCAATTTCTTAAACGCGCTAAAAAACAATCTAATGGCTCAAAAAGACGCTTTCATGAGCGTGCATAAAAACATTCAAACCGCTGTCGCTCAAACTCAAGCAACCTACACGCCAAGCGTGATTAACACCAATAATTACGGGCAAATGTATGGGGTAGATGCGATGGCAGGGTATAAGTGGTTCTTTGGTAAAACCAAACGCTTTGGCTTTAGGTCTTATGGATACTACAGCTATAACCATGCGAATTTAAGCTTTGTAGGGAGCCAGCTTGGAATCATGGAGGGCGCGTCTCAAGTGAATAACTTCACTTATGGCGTGGGCTTTGATGCACTCTATAACTTCTATGAAAGTAAAGAGGGCTATAACACAGCAGGGTTGTTCGTGGGCTTTGGGTTAGGAGGGGATTCGTTTATCGTTCAAGGAGAGAGCTACTTAAAATCTCAAATGCAAATCTGCAACAACACCGCAGGCTGTTCAGCGAGCATGAACACGAGCTATTTCCAAATGCCTGTTGAATTTGGTTTCAGGAGCAATTTTTCTAAACACAGCGGGATTGAAGTGGGCCTTAAATTGCCTTTATTCACCAACCAATTCTATAAAGAAAGGGGCGTAGATGGATCAGTAGATGTGTTCTATAAAAGGAACTTCTCTATCTATTTTAACTACATGATCAACTTCTAA
- a CDS encoding dentin sialophosphopreproprotein, which produces MKAIKILFIMTLSLNAISVNRALFDLKDSQLKGELTPKIVNFGGYRSSTKEWGASALNYINAANGDAKKFSALVEKMRFNSGILGNFRAHARLRQALKLQKNLKYCLKIIARDSFYSYRTGIYIPLGISLKDQKTAQKMLADLSVVGAYLKKQQENEKAQSPYYRSNNYYNSYYSPYYGMYGMYGMGMYGMYGMGMYDFYDFYDGMYGFYPNMFFMMQVQDYLMLENYMYALDQEEILDHDASINQLDTPTDDDRDDKDDKSLQQANLMSFYRDPKFSKGIQTNRLNSALVNLDNSRMLKDNSLFHTKAMPTKSVDAITSQAKELNHLVGQIKEMKQDGASPSKIDSVVNKAMEVRDKLDNNLNQLDNDLKDQKGLSSEQQAQVDKALDSVQQLSHSSDVVGNYLDGSLKIDGDDRDDLNDAINNPMQQPVQQTPINNMDSAHANDSKDQGGNALINPNSATNDDHNDDHMDTNTTDTGNANDTPTDDKDAGGNNTGDMNNTDTGNTDTGNTDTGNTDDMSNMNNGNDDMGNANDDMGNSNDMGDDMNNANDMNDDMGNSNDDMGDMGDMNDDMGGGDDMGDMGDMGGDMGN; this is translated from the coding sequence ATGAAAGCTATAAAAATACTTTTTATAATGACACTCAGTTTGAACGCTATCAGCGTGAATAGGGCGTTGTTTGATTTAAAAGATTCGCAATTAAAAGGGGAATTAACGCCAAAAATAGTGAATTTTGGGGGTTATAGAAGCAGCACCAAAGAGTGGGGGGCTAGCGCTTTAAACTATATCAATGCGGCTAATGGCGATGCGAAAAAATTCAGCGCGTTAGTGGAAAAAATGCGTTTTAACTCTGGCATCTTGGGGAATTTTAGAGCGCATGCGCGTTTGAGGCAAGCCCTAAAATTGCAAAAGAATTTGAAATATTGCCTTAAAATCATCGCTAGGGATTCTTTTTATAGTTACCGCACCGGTATTTATATCCCCTTAGGCATTTCTTTAAAAGATCAAAAAACGGCTCAAAAAATGCTCGCTGATTTGAGCGTGGTAGGGGCGTATCTTAAAAAACAACAAGAGAATGAAAAGGCTCAAAGCCCTTATTACAGAAGCAACAACTATTACAACTCTTACTATAGCCCTTATTACGGCATGTATGGTATGTATGGTATGGGCATGTATGGAATGTATGGCATGGGCATGTATGATTTTTATGACTTTTATGATGGCATGTATGGATTCTACCCTAACATGTTTTTCATGATGCAAGTTCAAGATTACTTGATGTTAGAAAATTATATGTATGCGCTCGATCAAGAAGAGATTTTAGACCATGACGCTTCCATTAACCAACTTGATACGCCCACTGATGATGACAGAGACGATAAGGACGATAAATCCTTACAACAAGCAAATCTTATGAGCTTTTATCGTGATCCCAAATTCAGCAAAGGCATTCAAACCAACCGCTTGAATAGCGCTTTAGTCAATTTAGACAACAGCCGCATGCTCAAAGACAATTCGCTTTTCCACACTAAAGCCATGCCCACTAAAAGCGTGGATGCGATCACTTCTCAAGCTAAAGAGCTTAACCATTTAGTGGGGCAAATCAAAGAAATGAAGCAAGATGGGGCGAGTCCTAGTAAGATTGATTCAGTGGTCAATAAAGCTATGGAAGTGAGGGACAAATTAGACAACAACCTCAACCAATTGGACAATGACTTAAAAGATCAAAAAGGGCTTTCAAGCGAGCAGCAAGCCCAAGTGGATAAAGCCTTAGACAGTGTGCAACAATTAAGCCATAGCAGCGATGTGGTGGGGAATTATTTAGACGGGAGTTTGAAAATTGATGGCGATGACAGAGACGATTTGAATGATGCGATCAATAACCCTATGCAACAACCTGTGCAACAAACGCCTATTAACAACATGGATAGCGCCCATGCGAATGACAGCAAAGATCAAGGGGGTAACGCGCTCATAAACCCTAACAGCGCCACTAACGATGATCACAACGATGATCACATGGACACTAACACCACTGACACCGGCAACGCAAACGACACCCCCACTGATGATAAAGATGCTGGTGGCAACAATACCGGCGATATGAACAACACCGATACCGGCAATACGGACACTGGCAACACCGACACCGGTAACACTGATGATATGAGCAACATGAACAACGGCAACGATGATATGGGTAACGCTAATGACGACATGGGTAATAGCAACGACATGGGCGATGACATGAATAACGCGAACGACATGAACGATGATATGGGTAACAGCAACGATGATATGGGCGATATGGGGGATATGAACGATGATATGGGTGGTGGCGATGATATGGGAGACATGGGCGATATGGGTGGCGATATGGGGAATTGA
- a CDS encoding methyl-accepting chemotaxis protein, which yields MKSTKIGFKIVVMVCAVVIAISAIMGFIINHKVESVLQSQATELLQKKAQLVSFKIQGIMKRIFMGANTLEKFLSDENGSINDTLKKRMLSEFLLANPHVLLISALYANDDKRAISAIKIHSKIAYPNIVLNENMINQIHSLKSITRSDPYYKEVDGNKIYGMDITLPLKDKNQNIIGALNFFLNIDAFYTDVVGKKKSNTFLMGKNGRLLINPNRGIQDKILSAINPDKRVAKAVEYYNNNKAGTLSYHSLSGDTETFLAIQPFDFFEGKENNGNHWRWAIGKYVNKSLVFQEATNTRYIIITTLILGVLVLALLVFIIISSLITKRISRVNNTLNDFFNLLNNPKNNHAISLTPPSAYDEIGQMQASINENILKTQENIQADNKAIQNSIEVTNHVENGDFTQEIACVPKNKDLQALRNTINSIIQYFRNQIGANIEALNNALEHYKNLDFTHHIQNPKANMEKALNTLGQEISSMLKASLGFANALNHGSKDLKTCVDNLTKTAHKQERSLKNTTQSLEEITNVITTIDSKSQEMISQGEDIKSVVDMIRDIADQTNLLALNAAIEAARAGEHGRGFAVVADEVRKLAERTQKSLSEIEANINILVQSIADNAESIKMQNKGVENIHNSINALQQDVQDNLTIADHSLQVSAKIDGISQDILEDVSKKKF from the coding sequence ATGAAATCTACAAAAATTGGTTTTAAGATTGTGGTGATGGTGTGCGCGGTCGTTATAGCGATTAGTGCTATTATGGGCTTTATTATCAATCACAAGGTTGAAAGCGTGTTGCAAAGCCAAGCCACAGAATTGTTGCAAAAAAAGGCTCAGTTAGTCAGTTTTAAGATTCAAGGCATTATGAAGCGTATTTTTATGGGCGCTAACACCCTTGAAAAATTCTTAAGCGATGAAAATGGCTCTATCAATGACACCCTAAAAAAGCGCATGCTCTCTGAGTTTTTGCTAGCAAACCCCCATGTGCTATTGATTAGCGCTCTTTATGCTAACGACGACAAACGAGCGATCAGCGCTATTAAAATCCATTCAAAAATCGCTTACCCCAACATCGTGCTCAATGAAAACATGATCAATCAAATCCATTCGCTCAAAAGTATAACCCGTTCAGATCCCTATTATAAAGAGGTTGATGGCAATAAAATCTATGGCATGGATATTACCCTCCCTTTAAAGGATAAAAATCAAAATATTATAGGCGCTTTAAACTTCTTTTTAAACATTGACGCCTTTTATACCGATGTGGTGGGCAAGAAAAAGAGCAACACCTTTTTAATGGGGAAAAATGGCAGGCTTTTAATCAACCCTAATCGTGGGATTCAAGATAAAATCTTAAGCGCTATCAATCCGGACAAGCGAGTCGCTAAAGCTGTGGAATATTACAACAACAACAAAGCCGGGACTTTGAGCTACCATTCATTGAGCGGGGATACAGAAACCTTTTTAGCCATACAACCCTTTGATTTTTTTGAAGGAAAAGAAAATAACGGCAACCATTGGCGTTGGGCGATTGGGAAATATGTCAATAAATCTTTGGTCTTTCAAGAGGCGACAAACACCAGATACATTATCATCACCACTTTGATTTTAGGCGTGCTGGTGTTAGCCCTTTTAGTCTTTATCATCATTTCCAGTCTCATAACCAAACGCATCAGTAGGGTCAATAACACCCTAAACGATTTTTTCAACCTGCTCAATAACCCCAAAAATAACCATGCCATAAGCCTAACGCCCCCAAGCGCTTATGATGAAATCGGGCAAATGCAAGCTTCTATCAATGAAAACATCCTTAAAACCCAAGAAAACATTCAAGCCGATAATAAAGCCATTCAAAACAGCATTGAAGTAACCAATCATGTGGAAAATGGGGATTTCACCCAAGAAATCGCATGCGTGCCTAAAAACAAAGACTTGCAAGCTTTAAGAAACACCATTAATAGCATTATCCAGTATTTCCGCAACCAAATTGGCGCCAATATTGAAGCCCTAAATAACGCCCTGGAGCATTATAAAAACCTGGATTTCACCCACCACATCCAAAACCCTAAAGCCAACATGGAAAAAGCGCTCAACACTTTAGGGCAAGAAATTTCTAGCATGCTTAAAGCTTCTTTAGGGTTTGCGAACGCGCTCAATCATGGATCCAAAGATTTAAAAACTTGCGTGGATAACTTGACTAAAACCGCCCACAAGCAAGAAAGAAGCCTGAAAAACACCACCCAATCCTTAGAAGAAATCACTAATGTTATTACAACGATTGATTCTAAAAGCCAGGAGATGATCTCTCAAGGCGAAGACATTAAAAGCGTGGTGGATATGATTAGAGATATTGCCGATCAAACGAATCTATTAGCCCTAAACGCCGCTATTGAAGCCGCAAGAGCGGGCGAGCATGGCAGAGGTTTTGCGGTGGTAGCTGATGAAGTGAGAAAGCTCGCTGAAAGGACGCAAAAATCCCTCAGCGAGATTGAAGCCAATATCAATATTTTAGTTCAAAGCATCGCCGATAACGCTGAGTCTATCAAAATGCAAAACAAGGGCGTAGAAAACATCCACAATTCCATTAACGCCTTGCAACAAGATGTGCAAGATAATTTGACTATCGCTGACCATTCTTTACAAGTCAGCGCTAAAATTGATGGGATCTCCCAAGACATTTTAGAAGATGTGAGCAAGAAGAAATTTTAA
- the rpsI gene encoding 30S ribosomal protein S9, which produces MRKIYATGKRKTAIAKVWLTPGKGELSINEQSLNQWLGGHEAIKMKVMQPLLLTKQEQSVDIKAVVFGGGYSAQAEALRHGISKALNAYDIAFRAILKPKGLLTRDSRVVERKKYGKRKARRSPQFSKR; this is translated from the coding sequence ATGAGAAAAATCTATGCTACCGGTAAAAGAAAAACCGCTATCGCTAAAGTGTGGCTCACTCCGGGTAAAGGCGAATTGAGTATCAATGAGCAGAGCCTGAATCAATGGTTAGGCGGGCATGAAGCCATTAAAATGAAGGTCATGCAACCTTTACTTTTAACCAAACAAGAGCAATCTGTGGATATTAAAGCGGTGGTTTTTGGTGGGGGCTATTCGGCGCAAGCGGAAGCCTTAAGGCATGGCATTTCTAAGGCTTTGAACGCTTATGATATTGCTTTTAGAGCCATTTTAAAACCTAAAGGCTTGCTCACCAGAGATTCAAGGGTGGTTGAACGCAAAAAATATGGTAAAAGAAAGGCCAGAAGAAGCCCGCAATTCTCTAAAAGGTAA
- the rplM gene encoding 50S ribosomal protein L13: MTKTAKVNDIVRDWVVLDAKDKVFGRLITEIAVLLRGKHRPFYTPNVDCGDFVVVINANKVKFSGMKLEDKEYFTHSGYFGSTKSKTLQEMLEKTPEKLYHLAVRGMLPKTKLGKAMIKKLKVYRDDKHPHTAQTSKKDAK; encoded by the coding sequence ATGACAAAGACTGCTAAAGTCAATGACATCGTTCGTGATTGGGTCGTTTTAGACGCTAAAGACAAAGTTTTTGGCCGCTTGATCACTGAAATCGCTGTGCTTTTAAGAGGCAAACACCGCCCTTTTTACACCCCCAATGTGGATTGTGGGGATTTTGTGGTGGTTATCAACGCCAATAAGGTTAAATTTTCAGGCATGAAATTAGAGGATAAAGAGTATTTTACCCATTCAGGTTATTTTGGCAGCACCAAGAGCAAAACTCTCCAAGAAATGCTAGAAAAAACCCCTGAAAAGCTCTACCACTTAGCCGTTAGGGGCATGCTCCCTAAAACGAAATTAGGGAAAGCGATGATTAAAAAACTCAAAGTTTATCGTGATGATAAGCACCCTCACACCGCACAAACTAGCAAAAAGGACGCTAAATGA
- a CDS encoding DUF5408 family protein, translating to MPKEQEAREIAKKAVQIVFFLGIVVVLLMMINLYMLINQINASAQMSQQIKKIEERLNQGQK from the coding sequence ATGCCAAAAGAACAAGAAGCCCGAGAAATCGCTAAAAAAGCCGTTCAAATCGTGTTTTTTTTAGGGATTGTGGTGGTGCTTTTGATGATGATAAACCTTTACATGCTCATCAATCAAATCAACGCGAGCGCTCAAATGAGCCAACAAATCAAAAAGATAGAAGAAAGGCTTAACCAAGGGCAAAAATAA
- a CDS encoding FAD-dependent oxidoreductase gives MSMEFDAVIIGGGVSGCATFYTLSEYSSLKRVAIVEKCSKLAQISSSAKANSQTIHDGSIETNYTPEKAKKVRLSAYKTRQYALNKGLQNEVIFETQKMAIGVGDEECEFMKKRYESFKEIFVGLEEFDKQKIKELEPNVILGANGIDRHENIIGHGYQKDWSTMNFAKLSENFVKEALKLKPNNQVFLNFKVKKIEKRDDTYALISEDAEEVYAKFVLVNAGSYALPLAQSMGYGLDLGCLPVAGSFYFVPNLLRGKVYTVQNPKLPFAAVHGDPDAVIKGKTRIGPTALTMPKLERNKCWLKGISLELLKMDLNKDVFKIAFDLMSDKEIRNYVFKNMVFELPVIGKRKFLKDAQKIIPSLSLEDLEYAHGFGEVRPQVLDRTKRKLELGEKKICTHKGITFNMTPSPGATSCLQNALVDSQEIAAYLGESFELERFYKDLSPEELEN, from the coding sequence ATGAGTATGGAATTTGATGCCGTGATTATTGGAGGTGGGGTTTCAGGGTGCGCGACCTTTTATACTTTGAGCGAATACAGCTCTTTAAAGCGCGTGGCTATCGTGGAAAAATGCTCTAAATTAGCTCAAATCAGCTCCAGCGCTAAGGCTAATTCACAAACCATTCATGATGGCTCTATTGAAACGAATTACACTCCAGAAAAAGCTAAAAAAGTGCGTTTGAGCGCTTATAAAACCAGACAATACGCGCTCAATAAAGGCTTGCAAAATGAAGTGATTTTTGAAACCCAAAAAATGGCCATAGGCGTGGGCGATGAAGAATGCGAGTTCATGAAAAAACGCTACGAATCCTTTAAAGAAATCTTTGTGGGGTTGGAAGAATTTGACAAGCAAAAGATTAAAGAATTAGAGCCTAATGTGATTTTAGGGGCTAATGGGATAGACAGGCATGAAAACATTATCGGTCATGGCTATCAAAAAGACTGGAGCACCATGAATTTTGCGAAGTTGAGCGAAAACTTTGTAAAAGAAGCTTTAAAATTAAAGCCCAACAACCAGGTGTTTTTGAATTTTAAAGTGAAAAAGATTGAAAAACGAGACGACACTTACGCCTTAATTTCTGAAGACGCTGAAGAAGTGTATGCTAAATTCGTGCTAGTCAATGCCGGCTCTTACGCTTTGCCCTTGGCTCAGAGTATGGGTTATGGCTTGGATTTAGGGTGCTTGCCTGTGGCAGGTAGCTTTTATTTTGTGCCTAATTTATTAAGGGGCAAGGTTTATACCGTTCAAAACCCCAAACTCCCTTTTGCAGCCGTGCATGGCGACCCTGATGCCGTCATTAAGGGTAAAACGCGCATCGGGCCTACCGCTTTAACGATGCCTAAATTAGAGCGCAACAAATGTTGGCTTAAGGGTATTAGCTTGGAATTACTGAAAATGGATTTGAATAAAGATGTGTTCAAAATCGCTTTTGATTTGATGAGCGATAAAGAAATCCGTAATTATGTGTTTAAAAACATGGTCTTTGAATTGCCCGTTATCGGTAAAAGGAAATTTTTAAAAGACGCTCAAAAAATCATCCCCTCTCTTAGCCTAGAAGATTTAGAATACGCTCATGGTTTTGGCGAAGTGCGCCCGCAAGTTTTAGACAGAACCAAGCGAAAGCTGGAATTAGGCGAAAAAAAGATTTGCACCCATAAAGGCATCACTTTCAACATGACTCCCTCTCCAGGCGCGACAAGTTGCTTGCAAAACGCCCTTGTGGATTCCCAAGAAATCGCTGCGTATTTGGGCGAGAGCTTTGAATTAGAACGCTTTTATAAAGATTTATCTCCAGAAGAATTGGAAAATTAA
- a CDS encoding SH3 domain-containing C40 family peptidase, with protein sequence MRYFLVVFLFLFVGCMKKDFTLKDLSLPQEASSYLASSQNGSHNNQSIDPQALRENLKESYLKAWYSPWLDAKVKSNKKEVFWILKEMNKSTGYGEDLKPNAKAFNDELIKSMDIERYPSAKIKAVVVRDSDVRAVPTNKPYYLSQKGYPFDRYQNSLIFQGTPVLITHFNTDKTYAHIQSSFVYGWIKVSDLAYMRDKDIELLTKIKNYVMPIKDKIPLYTDYGDFYTDARVGELFALIPQSQKTPQNPPKKELKAYGFLRDAKGYATLQSVILNEKDFFVFPKAFTSENMAYFIDTMLGQKYGWGGLLGNRDCSAFTRDSFANFGILLPRNSYAQSRYANNYVDLSSMKAKEKEDYILKNATPFGTLIYLKGHIMLYLGAYNHQAIVAHSIWSVQTQKHFKTLSHKIGGVVITSLWLAEEHNGAFSKKKLLIDRVLGMSDLKDFVHKTSSPLNAN encoded by the coding sequence ATGCGTTACTTTCTTGTAGTTTTCTTGTTTTTGTTTGTGGGTTGCATGAAAAAGGATTTCACGCTCAAAGATTTATCCTTACCCCAAGAGGCTTCAAGCTATCTTGCAAGCTCTCAAAATGGCAGTCATAATAACCAAAGTATTGACCCCCAAGCGTTAAGAGAAAACCTAAAAGAGAGCTATCTCAAAGCGTGGTATTCCCCATGGCTAGATGCGAAAGTCAAAAGCAATAAAAAAGAAGTGTTTTGGATCCTTAAGGAAATGAATAAATCCACCGGTTATGGCGAAGATCTAAAACCCAACGCAAAAGCTTTCAATGATGAACTGATTAAAAGCATGGATATTGAGCGTTACCCGAGCGCTAAGATTAAGGCTGTGGTGGTGCGAGATAGCGATGTGAGGGCTGTGCCTACTAACAAGCCTTATTACCTCTCTCAAAAAGGCTATCCTTTTGATAGGTATCAAAATTCGCTGATTTTTCAAGGCACGCCGGTTTTGATCACGCATTTTAACACGGATAAAACTTACGCCCACATTCAAAGCAGTTTTGTTTATGGCTGGATCAAAGTCAGCGATTTAGCTTACATGCGCGATAAAGACATAGAGCTTTTAACCAAGATCAAAAATTATGTCATGCCTATAAAAGACAAGATCCCCCTTTATACGGACTATGGGGATTTTTACACCGATGCTAGGGTGGGCGAATTGTTCGCTCTCATCCCCCAAAGTCAAAAAACACCTCAAAACCCCCCAAAAAAGGAATTGAAAGCCTATGGCTTTTTGAGAGACGCTAAGGGCTATGCAACTTTACAAAGCGTGATCTTGAATGAAAAGGATTTTTTTGTTTTCCCTAAGGCTTTTACTAGCGAGAACATGGCGTATTTTATAGACACCATGCTAGGGCAAAAATACGGCTGGGGTGGGCTATTAGGCAATAGGGATTGCTCGGCTTTCACTAGGGATAGTTTCGCTAATTTTGGTATTTTGCTCCCCAGAAATTCCTACGCGCAAAGCCGCTATGCGAACAATTATGTGGATTTAAGCTCCATGAAAGCCAAAGAAAAAGAAGACTATATCCTTAAAAACGCCACGCCTTTTGGCACGCTCATCTATTTAAAGGGGCATATCATGCTCTATTTGGGCGCATACAACCATCAAGCGATAGTCGCTCACAGCATTTGGTCGGTGCAAACCCAAAAGCATTTTAAAACCTTGAGCCATAAAATAGGAGGCGTGGTGATCACTTCATTATGGTTAGCTGAGGAGCATAATGGGGCGTTTTCTAAAAAGAAATTATTGATTGATAGGGTGCTTGGAATGAGCGATTTGAAAGATTTTGTCCATAAAACTTCAAGCCCCTTGAATGCGAATTGA